The following coding sequences are from one Selenomonas sputigena ATCC 35185 window:
- a CDS encoding phosphodiester glycosidase family protein encodes MRKTALSLALALAVALGTDAVSFAALPQTQARVQVQQQAAKTLTGVRFGTSDERERVVFDLTTLPAYEVHTENDGQRIVLSLAGAHSQAVQPEISGSMVESVRVSAVPQGVKVVIDLAAPASYEVKTLANPTRIFIDVQKEYEVVSEETPAPGLKLSTLKRLDARGRLTGWVLEADPARYRAVPVLAKGAVPGRASVSAMSDMAGADAAINASYFAPNGEILGLLKMDGTIVGTTYFRRSAVGFAADGRAYFGPVDYSGTVTLGKRSWPVGGVDAERGEDSLVIYNHYYGSTTRTNEYGQEYIVRGGRVAAVNSSDSPIPKDGLVISVHGKAKDAFSQVKVGDAVRVAETIGAPWESLPTVIGAGPMLVKDGIAHVTATEEEFPPDIARGRAPRTAFGVTAEGHYLLAVVDGRQPHSIGCTLQEMAEFMLQFGAVQAINFDGGGSSALVVGGELENSPSDGQERAVGSALALLPH; translated from the coding sequence ATGAGGAAGACGGCGCTGAGTCTGGCTTTGGCTCTGGCGGTGGCCTTGGGGACGGATGCCGTTTCTTTTGCGGCACTGCCGCAGACGCAGGCTCGTGTGCAGGTGCAGCAGCAAGCAGCGAAGACTCTGACGGGCGTGCGCTTTGGCACGAGTGACGAGCGTGAGCGCGTCGTCTTCGACTTGACGACGCTGCCCGCCTACGAAGTTCATACGGAAAATGACGGACAGAGGATCGTGCTTTCCCTTGCGGGCGCACACAGTCAGGCCGTGCAACCAGAGATTTCGGGCAGCATGGTCGAGAGCGTGCGCGTATCGGCCGTACCGCAGGGCGTCAAGGTCGTCATCGATCTTGCAGCGCCGGCATCTTACGAAGTCAAGACGCTGGCGAATCCGACGCGCATCTTCATCGATGTGCAGAAGGAATATGAGGTCGTTTCCGAGGAGACGCCTGCGCCCGGTTTGAAACTCTCGACGCTCAAGCGGCTCGACGCTCGCGGCCGTCTGACGGGATGGGTGCTGGAGGCCGATCCCGCCCGCTATCGCGCCGTGCCTGTGCTCGCCAAGGGGGCTGTGCCGGGACGCGCTTCGGTCAGTGCGATGTCGGATATGGCAGGAGCCGACGCGGCGATCAATGCGTCCTACTTCGCACCGAACGGCGAGATCCTTGGCCTTTTGAAAATGGACGGCACGATCGTCGGTACGACGTACTTTCGGCGCAGTGCTGTGGGGTTTGCCGCTGACGGCAGGGCATATTTCGGCCCTGTCGATTACAGCGGAACGGTGACGCTCGGCAAGAGAAGCTGGCCCGTGGGCGGCGTCGATGCGGAGCGCGGCGAGGACAGTCTCGTGATTTACAATCATTACTATGGATCGACGACGCGCACGAATGAATACGGACAGGAGTACATCGTCCGAGGCGGCAGGGTTGCTGCCGTCAACTCGTCGGACAGCCCAATTCCGAAAGATGGACTCGTCATCTCGGTGCACGGCAAGGCGAAGGACGCCTTCTCCCAAGTGAAGGTCGGCGATGCTGTGCGTGTAGCGGAGACGATCGGTGCACCTTGGGAGAGCCTGCCGACAGTCATTGGCGCAGGCCCGATGCTTGTCAAGGACGGCATCGCTCATGTGACGGCGACGGAGGAGGAATTTCCTCCCGACATCGCACGCGGACGTGCGCCGCGCACGGCGTTCGGCGTGACGGCGGAGGGGCATTACCTGCTCGCCGTCGTCGACGGACGCCAGCCGCACAGCATTGGCTGCACGCTGCAGGAGATGGCGGAGTTCATGCTGCAGTTCGGCGCTGTGCAGGCGATCAACTTCGACGGCGGCGGTTCGAGTGCGCTCGTCGTCGGCGGTGAACTTGAAAACAGTCCGTCCGACGGGCAGGAGCGTGCCGTCGGCTCGGCGCTTGCCCTCTTGCCGCACTGA
- a CDS encoding TolC family protein codes for MKQSKYFSKKLAALVAGGLFSLSFASASAAETRSLALSESVELALENNRSIKSSVTDVDAADWAYHEARRTAGPKLTLSTQGNRVGGKAYKMYDHDYAFRSSAALSFPLYTGGSIEHGIEAARYGVNNADLALEGTKQAVRYQTTGQYFKALEYRNLIKVGEMSVANLKSHLANVNAQYKVGTVARSDVLASQVSLANAEQSLVNVTNNYDVAIAELNKIIGLPTGTKLSLADELAYRKYDLSLEDCTEYALAHRADGIAADYAVRQANAAMEATRGASLPQVSAAASRTVGGDSLFSNNTDSADTWSIGIQANWAAFDNNVTQAQVNQKRAAVHKLQQAAEDTREQIALDVQTAYLSLLAAEKNIKTTSVAVEHAVEDFKIAQVRYTAGVGTNLDVTDADEKLVAAQTNYYDALYNYNLSKAALDRAMGLPVDLDTVSYREKVDAKYYKAAKEQAETALYHTDEAAEKMAVEQKLLDEKSQKSRTAKDDAMIPVTHGAPVKTAPVKTAEKDAAAEAAAAGEM; via the coding sequence GTGAAGCAGTCAAAATATTTTTCCAAGAAGCTTGCGGCGCTCGTCGCGGGCGGGCTTTTCTCCCTGAGCTTCGCATCTGCGTCCGCAGCGGAGACGCGCTCTCTCGCACTCTCCGAGAGCGTGGAACTGGCGCTTGAGAACAATCGCTCGATCAAGTCGTCCGTGACCGATGTGGATGCGGCGGACTGGGCATACCATGAGGCGCGCCGCACGGCAGGCCCGAAACTCACGCTCTCGACGCAGGGCAACCGCGTCGGCGGCAAGGCATACAAGATGTATGACCACGACTATGCTTTTCGGAGCAGCGCGGCGCTTTCCTTCCCGCTCTACACGGGCGGCAGCATCGAGCACGGCATCGAGGCGGCGCGCTACGGCGTGAACAATGCCGATCTCGCGCTCGAAGGCACGAAGCAGGCGGTGCGGTATCAGACGACGGGACAATATTTCAAGGCGCTCGAATACCGCAATCTCATCAAGGTCGGCGAGATGTCCGTCGCCAATTTGAAGAGTCATCTGGCAAATGTCAACGCGCAGTACAAGGTGGGCACGGTCGCGCGTTCCGATGTACTCGCATCCCAGGTCTCGCTCGCGAACGCTGAGCAGAGTCTCGTGAACGTGACGAACAACTACGACGTCGCCATCGCCGAACTCAACAAGATCATCGGCTTGCCGACGGGTACGAAGCTCTCGTTGGCGGATGAACTCGCCTACAGAAAGTATGATCTGAGCCTTGAGGATTGCACGGAGTACGCGCTCGCGCACCGTGCGGACGGCATTGCGGCGGACTATGCCGTGCGTCAGGCGAACGCTGCCATGGAGGCGACGCGCGGCGCTTCGCTGCCGCAGGTCAGCGCAGCGGCATCCCGCACGGTCGGCGGCGACAGCCTCTTTTCCAACAACACGGATTCGGCGGACACTTGGTCGATCGGCATACAGGCGAACTGGGCGGCCTTTGACAACAACGTGACGCAGGCGCAGGTGAACCAGAAGCGTGCGGCGGTGCACAAGCTGCAGCAGGCGGCGGAGGACACGCGCGAGCAGATTGCGCTCGACGTGCAGACGGCGTACCTGAGTCTTCTGGCGGCGGAGAAGAACATCAAGACGACGAGCGTCGCCGTCGAGCATGCCGTCGAGGACTTCAAGATTGCGCAGGTGCGCTACACGGCGGGTGTCGGCACGAACCTCGACGTGACGGACGCCGACGAAAAGCTCGTCGCGGCGCAGACGAATTACTACGATGCGCTCTACAACTACAACCTCAGCAAGGCGGCGCTGGACCGAGCCATGGGTCTGCCCGTCGATCTCGACACCGTTTCCTACCGTGAGAAAGTCGATGCCAAGTATTATAAGGCGGCGAAGGAGCAGGCTGAGACGGCGCTCTACCATACGGATGAGGCAGCGGAGAAGATGGCTGTCGAGCAGAAGCTGCTCGATGAGAAGAGCCAGAAGAGCCGCACGGCGAAGGACGATGCGATGATTCCCGTGACGCATGGCGCACCCGTCAAGACCGCACCTGTCAAGACAGCAGAGAAGGATGCGGCGGCCGAAGCGGCTGCAGCGGGGGAGATGTAA
- a CDS encoding small basic family protein, with translation MILPVLGLLVGVAVGMLSPITVPLAYAKLSSVALLASLDSVFGGLRAASENHFDNAVFISGFFMNALMAAFLVYIGDRLGIDLYYVALLAFGLRVFQNLAILRRHFFEKHN, from the coding sequence ATGATCCTGCCCGTTCTCGGACTTCTCGTCGGCGTTGCCGTCGGCATGCTCTCGCCGATCACCGTGCCGCTCGCCTACGCGAAGCTCTCTTCCGTCGCCCTGCTCGCCTCGCTTGATTCCGTTTTCGGCGGCCTTCGGGCGGCATCGGAAAACCACTTCGACAATGCCGTATTCATCTCGGGCTTCTTTATGAACGCCCTCATGGCGGCGTTTCTCGTCTACATCGGCGACCGCCTCGGCATCGACCTTTACTATGTGGCGCTTCTGGCGTTTGGCTTGCGTGTCTTCCAGAATCTGGCGATTCTGCGCCGTCATTTCTTTGAAAAGCATAATTAG
- a CDS encoding ABC transporter ATP-binding protein, whose product MIRLEGVTKSFASHEVLHPLDLCVKDGETLAVIGGSGSGKSTLLRLIIGLIRPTSGRIWIDDAEISQMTENELDRVRLRMGMVFQYSALFDSMTVGENVAFGLREHKRLKEAEIVRIVREKLHLVGLDGSERMMPGELSGGMKKRVSLARAIAIDPSIILYDEPSSGLDPLTSAKIDDLIIETQRNLGVTSVVVTHDMASACRIADRIAMLHKGSLIALDTVEGFRKLEDPRVRAFFRAVETEEKEASL is encoded by the coding sequence ATGATACGGCTGGAAGGTGTGACGAAGAGCTTCGCTTCCCATGAGGTGCTGCACCCTCTCGATCTCTGCGTCAAAGACGGTGAGACGCTCGCCGTCATCGGCGGCTCGGGTTCGGGCAAGAGTACGCTTCTCCGGCTCATCATCGGGCTGATCCGCCCGACCTCGGGCAGGATCTGGATCGATGACGCCGAAATCTCACAGATGACGGAAAACGAGCTTGACCGGGTGCGCCTGAGGATGGGCATGGTCTTCCAGTATTCGGCGCTCTTCGACTCCATGACCGTAGGGGAGAACGTCGCCTTCGGGCTTCGCGAGCACAAGCGTCTCAAGGAGGCGGAGATCGTGCGCATTGTGCGCGAGAAGCTGCATCTCGTCGGCCTTGACGGCAGCGAGCGCATGATGCCGGGGGAATTGTCGGGCGGCATGAAGAAGCGCGTGAGCTTGGCGCGCGCCATCGCCATCGACCCGTCCATCATCCTCTACGATGAGCCGAGTTCGGGACTCGATCCCCTGACGTCGGCGAAGATCGACGACCTCATCATCGAGACGCAGAGGAATCTTGGCGTGACGAGCGTCGTCGTGACGCATGACATGGCGAGCGCCTGCCGCATCGCCGACCGCATCGCCATGCTGCACAAGGGATCGCTCATAGCGCTCGATACGGTCGAAGGGTTCAGAAAGCTCGAAGATCCGCGCGTCCGCGCGTTTTTTCGCGCGGTGGAGACGGAAGAGAAGGAGGCGAGTTTATGA
- a CDS encoding SpoIVB peptidase S55 domain-containing protein, which translates to MIYLRNFKKKMLALGLSLSLSMGVATAASLPPTLPLSEVYPGMEGTAYTVVDESGEIVPFHVDVVGTYEEGSSTNRIMAKASGPVVERTGGTLQGMSGSPVYVDGALVGALSAGIKGMSLYTFFITPIDEMLPIWDMPDYKAVHLKKEKKEKAADADEPMGEGTGEDVGEGAGEGGTGGAEQAAGKRAKLEKEELPELAEETAEKPDKKPAEKQGKDPEKRKKAEKEKPAAAEAKMEKAEKKPAAAEEKKEKAEKKPAAEQGDSAKAEKKPAGEKKKPAEAEKKPAAESEKPEEARKKPSKAKGNSAEVEKQPAEAMKEPAKETKEPAGASKKPAEKKPIAEEGAKPAAKKHETQAKSALYLAGFGRSGSAYMEEKLSALGFKAGEMPAFGTPTPGAHVVYDAALAPGSAVGVAVSYGDFSVGATGTVTAVDGKRVLAFGHPFLHKGNVNYFMTDAKVVGTISGPTDGMKIASIGNIIGRINQDREAGVAGIIGAFPESVPMRVRVKDTSLGYDRKFAAQIAYDEDFLPILVPGIAYAAMGKTSDTIGEATANLKFTIRTTAGEDGKIERSNMYYTASDVGQASVGELAQVMTLLCQNTEKEADVTSIDVDIEMESTRKTASLISAVPEKPSAKPGETVNFRTTIKPFRREKEELLIPYHVPESQAPGVLSLDVRGGSFIPVTAALLQNALGIDTSAEEDKTQTTADKLKQFLQLGRNNEIIVAPAIAPKLPLSAEEKKEAKKRLKKQESAPRKKQEKRIDLLGQKAKKQGNPFEAKFETGYVIDNVIHTSLLIEEEDKR; encoded by the coding sequence GTGATATATTTGCGTAATTTCAAAAAGAAGATGCTCGCGCTCGGTCTGTCTCTGTCTCTTTCCATGGGGGTGGCGACAGCGGCTTCCCTGCCGCCGACGCTGCCGCTTTCGGAGGTATACCCGGGTATGGAGGGAACGGCGTACACCGTGGTCGACGAGTCGGGCGAGATCGTGCCGTTCCATGTCGATGTCGTCGGCACGTACGAGGAAGGCTCTTCGACGAATCGCATCATGGCGAAGGCGTCAGGCCCTGTCGTCGAGCGCACGGGCGGCACGCTGCAGGGCATGAGCGGCAGCCCCGTCTATGTGGATGGGGCGCTCGTCGGCGCGCTTTCAGCGGGCATTAAGGGAATGAGCCTCTATACGTTCTTCATCACACCGATCGATGAGATGCTGCCGATCTGGGATATGCCCGACTACAAGGCGGTTCATCTGAAGAAGGAAAAAAAGGAAAAGGCAGCGGACGCCGATGAGCCGATGGGCGAAGGCACGGGCGAGGACGTCGGTGAAGGCGCTGGCGAAGGCGGCACAGGCGGGGCGGAGCAGGCGGCAGGAAAGCGCGCCAAACTCGAAAAGGAAGAATTGCCGGAGCTAGCCGAGGAAACGGCAGAAAAGCCCGACAAGAAGCCGGCAGAAAAGCAGGGAAAAGACCCCGAAAAGAGAAAGAAAGCGGAGAAGGAAAAGCCTGCAGCAGCTGAGGCAAAGATGGAAAAGGCAGAGAAGAAGCCCGCGGCTGCAGAAGAAAAGAAGGAAAAAGCAGAGAAGAAACCTGCGGCTGAGCAGGGAGACTCTGCAAAGGCAGAAAAGAAGCCTGCGGGAGAAAAGAAAAAGCCTGCAGAAGCGGAGAAGAAGCCTGCAGCGGAAAGCGAAAAACCCGAAGAAGCGAGGAAGAAGCCTTCCAAGGCGAAGGGAAATTCTGCTGAGGTAGAGAAGCAACCCGCCGAGGCGATGAAAGAGCCGGCGAAGGAGACGAAAGAACCGGCAGGGGCATCAAAGAAACCGGCGGAGAAGAAGCCCATCGCTGAAGAAGGCGCGAAGCCAGCAGCGAAGAAGCACGAGACGCAGGCGAAATCGGCGCTCTATCTCGCAGGATTCGGCAGAAGCGGCTCCGCCTATATGGAGGAGAAGCTTTCCGCCCTCGGGTTCAAGGCGGGCGAGATGCCGGCCTTCGGCACGCCGACGCCAGGTGCGCATGTCGTCTATGATGCGGCTCTCGCGCCCGGGAGCGCCGTCGGCGTCGCCGTCTCCTACGGCGATTTTTCCGTCGGAGCGACGGGAACGGTGACGGCGGTCGATGGAAAGCGCGTGCTCGCCTTTGGGCATCCGTTCCTGCACAAGGGGAATGTCAACTACTTCATGACGGACGCTAAGGTCGTCGGCACGATCAGCGGTCCGACGGACGGCATGAAGATTGCGAGCATCGGCAACATCATCGGGCGCATCAATCAGGATCGAGAGGCGGGCGTCGCCGGCATCATCGGCGCGTTTCCCGAGAGTGTGCCGATGCGCGTGCGCGTGAAGGACACGTCGCTCGGCTACGACAGAAAGTTTGCGGCGCAGATCGCCTACGACGAGGATTTTCTGCCGATTCTCGTGCCTGGCATCGCTTACGCGGCGATGGGAAAGACGTCGGATACGATCGGCGAGGCGACGGCGAACCTCAAGTTCACGATTCGCACGACGGCGGGCGAGGATGGCAAAATCGAGCGCTCGAACATGTACTATACGGCCTCGGATGTTGGACAGGCTTCGGTGGGCGAGTTGGCGCAGGTCATGACGCTCCTCTGTCAGAATACGGAGAAGGAAGCCGACGTGACTTCGATTGACGTCGACATCGAGATGGAGAGTACGCGCAAGACGGCCTCTTTGATTTCCGCTGTGCCCGAAAAGCCATCGGCAAAGCCGGGGGAGACGGTGAACTTCCGCACGACGATCAAGCCCTTCCGCAGGGAGAAGGAAGAGCTGCTGATTCCCTACCATGTGCCGGAGAGCCAAGCGCCGGGCGTCCTGAGTCTCGATGTGCGCGGCGGCAGTTTCATCCCCGTGACGGCGGCTCTTTTGCAGAACGCGCTCGGCATCGATACGAGCGCCGAGGAGGACAAGACGCAGACGACGGCGGACAAGCTCAAGCAGTTCCTGCAGCTCGGCAGGAACAATGAGATCATCGTAGCGCCTGCGATCGCGCCGAAACTGCCCCTTTCGGCGGAGGAGAAGAAGGAAGCGAAGAAGCGTCTGAAGAAGCAGGAGAGCGCACCGCGGAAGAAACAGGAGAAGCGCATTGACCTCCTCGGGCAGAAAGCGAAGAAGCAGGGCAATCCCTTTGAGGCGAAGTTCGAGACGGGCTATGTCATAGACAATGTGATCCATACTTCATTGCTGATTGAGGAAGAGGATAAGAGATGA
- the ftsZ gene encoding cell division protein FtsZ, which yields MFELDDMGLDQFAKIKVIGVGGGGSNAVNRMISAGLQGVEFIAVNTDAQALLHAMAPKRIQIGEKLTRGLGAGARPEIGEQAAEESRDDILQSLQGADMVFVTAGMGGGTGTGAAPVVAECAREIGALTVGVVTRPFTFEGRLRQKKAEAGIAKLQQHVDTIITIPNDRLLQVVDKKTSITDAFSFADDVLRQGVKGISDLIAVPGLINLDFADVKSIMSNAGSALMGIGEATGENAAVTAAKYAIESPLLETSIEGAHGVLLNISSSAENLSMYEVNEASSTIQEAVNVDANIIFGASLDETLGDTVRVTVIATGFDNDTVGIQRPAATAVPGKPAQPGAKPVPQADTPLPKAPSFSNFDIPEWMNRKRD from the coding sequence GTGTTTGAATTGGATGATATGGGTTTGGACCAGTTCGCCAAGATCAAGGTCATTGGCGTGGGCGGCGGCGGCAGCAATGCTGTGAACCGCATGATTTCAGCGGGATTGCAGGGCGTGGAGTTCATCGCTGTCAACACGGACGCGCAGGCTCTTTTGCACGCGATGGCGCCGAAACGCATCCAGATCGGCGAGAAACTTACGCGCGGCCTTGGCGCGGGTGCGCGTCCCGAGATCGGTGAACAGGCGGCGGAAGAGAGCCGCGATGACATCCTGCAGTCGCTGCAGGGCGCGGACATGGTCTTCGTGACGGCTGGCATGGGCGGCGGCACGGGCACGGGAGCGGCGCCCGTCGTCGCCGAGTGTGCGCGTGAGATCGGCGCTCTGACCGTCGGCGTCGTCACGCGCCCCTTCACGTTTGAAGGACGTCTGCGCCAGAAGAAGGCGGAGGCGGGCATCGCGAAGCTGCAGCAGCACGTCGACACGATCATCACGATTCCGAACGACCGCCTGCTGCAGGTCGTCGACAAGAAGACCTCGATCACGGATGCGTTCAGCTTCGCCGACGATGTCCTGCGCCAGGGCGTCAAGGGCATTTCCGACCTCATCGCCGTGCCGGGACTAATCAACCTCGACTTCGCCGACGTCAAGTCCATCATGAGCAATGCAGGCTCGGCGCTCATGGGTATCGGCGAGGCGACGGGCGAGAACGCCGCCGTCACCGCCGCCAAGTACGCGATCGAGTCGCCGCTCTTGGAGACGAGCATCGAAGGGGCGCACGGCGTTCTCCTCAACATCTCCAGCTCGGCGGAGAACCTCAGCATGTACGAGGTCAACGAAGCCTCGTCGACGATTCAGGAGGCCGTCAACGTCGATGCGAACATCATCTTCGGCGCGTCCCTCGACGAAACGCTCGGCGACACCGTGCGCGTGACCGTCATCGCGACAGGCTTCGACAATGATACGGTAGGCATACAGCGTCCCGCTGCGACGGCCGTCCCAGGAAAGCCCGCGCAGCCCGGCGCAAAGCCCGTCCCCCAGGCCGACACGCCGTTGCCAAAAGCGCCGAGCTTCAGCAACTTCGACATCCCCGAGTGGATGAACCGGAAGCGCGATTGA
- a CDS encoding DUF881 domain-containing protein has protein sequence MINFKQGRWSIAFVCMVLGFMLAVQFRATEDMRQSVSQQRVEELATRLLETEKERDRLQEELKDTKDAASEGPSNDYQRMKGGFTALAGPGVIVTLDDSKATSKAGENPNLYLIHDDDLLRVINELRAAGAEAVSINGQRLTGTSEIRCAGPTLSVNNVRSAPPYKIHAIGDPESLEKSIKMRGGVEDTLKVWGIQIDVKKEEHVEVPAYKGAASFKYAKAIEALSDEKEGSR, from the coding sequence ATGATCAATTTCAAGCAGGGGCGGTGGTCCATCGCCTTTGTCTGCATGGTCTTGGGCTTCATGCTCGCCGTGCAGTTCCGCGCGACGGAGGACATGCGCCAGTCCGTATCGCAGCAGCGCGTGGAGGAACTTGCCACGCGTCTTTTGGAGACGGAGAAGGAGCGCGATCGTCTGCAGGAAGAGCTGAAGGATACGAAGGACGCAGCGTCAGAGGGGCCGAGCAACGATTACCAACGCATGAAGGGCGGCTTCACGGCGCTTGCGGGACCGGGCGTCATCGTCACGCTCGACGACAGCAAGGCGACGTCGAAGGCGGGCGAGAATCCGAACCTCTACCTCATTCATGACGACGATCTCCTGCGCGTCATCAACGAACTGCGCGCCGCAGGCGCAGAAGCCGTGTCCATCAACGGGCAGAGGCTCACGGGAACGTCGGAGATCCGCTGCGCGGGGCCGACGCTCTCCGTCAACAATGTGCGTTCGGCACCGCCCTACAAGATTCATGCCATCGGCGACCCCGAGAGTTTGGAGAAGTCGATCAAGATGCGCGGCGGCGTTGAGGACACGCTGAAGGTCTGGGGCATACAGATTGACGTGAAGAAGGAAGAGCATGTCGAGGTGCCAGCCTACAAGGGCGCGGCGTCGTTCAAGTACGCGAAAGCCATCGAAGCGCTTTCGGATGAAAAGGAGGGGTCAAGATGA
- a CDS encoding MlaD family protein, with protein MTTEAKVGAFTLLGIAILTAVLLQLQGFSFSTSRNYTIYVGFTQVVGLAPEADVRYAGVLAGKVKAIEPEGTGVRVTLSVHPDIQIPRDARISLAANSVLGDKFVLISPAGSKSTDYLKDGDFVIGTDETSVDSVLENVSEAVADVHDLLGSLNDILGNPRMKESVLGSAENVREVTAHIRDLTAVLGRVALQNEGNMHAMMEEMQIILANLSATTETVRQMAADVSDGGATAANLRLTLLNVARASENIRQVAEELHDITGDPTVREDLKATIHQARAVTEKANDTLDNLSSIETQPSVDILYSGKNRDWITNFNVDVSKEDRPDRFLRVGVEDIGEGNDLNLEVGRTKGRLGARAGLIAGEPGVGLDANVGNRWLFSADAYDPDDFRLRLSAKYRLREDTYLMGQLKDLNRSERRAAYFGLHQSF; from the coding sequence ATGACGACGGAAGCGAAGGTGGGAGCGTTCACGCTTCTCGGCATCGCGATTTTGACGGCAGTGCTCCTGCAGCTTCAGGGATTTTCTTTTTCGACGAGCCGCAATTATACGATTTATGTAGGATTCACGCAGGTCGTGGGGCTTGCCCCGGAAGCGGACGTGCGCTATGCGGGCGTGCTCGCGGGCAAGGTCAAGGCCATTGAGCCGGAGGGGACGGGCGTGCGCGTGACGCTCTCCGTCCATCCCGACATTCAGATCCCGCGCGATGCGCGAATCTCTCTCGCGGCGAACAGCGTCCTCGGCGACAAGTTCGTCCTCATCTCGCCGGCTGGATCGAAGAGTACGGATTACTTGAAGGACGGCGACTTCGTCATCGGCACGGATGAGACGAGCGTCGATTCCGTGCTTGAGAATGTGAGCGAGGCGGTGGCCGACGTGCATGACCTCCTCGGTTCGTTGAACGACATCCTCGGCAATCCGCGCATGAAGGAATCCGTCCTCGGATCGGCGGAAAATGTGCGCGAGGTCACGGCGCACATCCGCGACCTCACGGCTGTGCTCGGGCGCGTTGCGCTGCAGAACGAGGGCAATATGCACGCGATGATGGAGGAGATGCAGATAATCCTCGCGAACCTTTCCGCGACGACGGAGACGGTGCGCCAGATGGCGGCAGATGTCTCTGACGGCGGCGCGACGGCTGCAAATCTTCGTCTGACACTGCTGAACGTCGCCAGGGCGAGCGAGAACATCCGGCAGGTGGCGGAGGAACTGCACGACATCACGGGCGATCCCACGGTGCGCGAAGATCTCAAGGCGACGATCCATCAGGCGCGCGCCGTCACAGAGAAGGCGAACGACACGCTCGATAACTTAAGCAGCATAGAAACGCAGCCTTCGGTTGACATTCTCTACAGCGGCAAGAATCGCGACTGGATCACGAACTTCAACGTCGACGTTTCCAAGGAGGACAGGCCCGATCGCTTCCTGCGCGTCGGCGTCGAGGACATCGGCGAGGGGAACGATTTGAATCTTGAGGTCGGCCGCACGAAGGGCAGACTCGGCGCACGCGCGGGACTCATCGCGGGCGAGCCGGGCGTCGGTCTTGATGCGAATGTTGGAAATCGCTGGCTCTTCTCCGCCGACGCCTACGACCCCGACGATTTCCGGCTGCGCCTTTCCGCCAAGTACCGTCTGCGTGAAGATACGTATTTGATGGGTCAACTCAAAGATCTCAACCGCAGCGAGCGGCGCGCCGCCTACTTCGGTCTGCACCAGTCATTTTAG
- a CDS encoding MlaE family ABC transporter permease, with amino-acid sequence MMRLLEKIGSFVLERFEWVGSVILLLAAAVKEMCRPLRFRHIFAQMSHLGVDSFAIVSLTMLFTGMVMTLQVAHEFIRFGAQSTIGGVIAIAIGRELGPVLVGVVCAGRVGSAITAEISTMKVTEQIDALRVMATSPIGYLVVPRMIACMCMVPLLTIFGDVIGVFGGWFVAVHYAGIASYTFTNSIHVFAVPHDVTGGLIKAAVFGIVIAVLGAWYGLHAPEGAEGVGRATTKSVVAAIVCIFFLNVFLSFLLY; translated from the coding sequence ATGATGCGGCTGTTGGAGAAAATCGGTTCGTTCGTGCTCGAAAGATTCGAGTGGGTCGGCTCCGTTATTTTGCTCCTTGCCGCTGCCGTCAAAGAGATGTGCCGCCCCTTGCGCTTCCGACACATCTTCGCGCAGATGTCGCATCTCGGCGTCGACTCGTTCGCCATCGTCTCCTTGACGATGCTTTTCACGGGCATGGTCATGACGCTGCAGGTCGCGCATGAGTTCATACGCTTCGGCGCGCAGTCGACGATCGGCGGCGTCATAGCCATCGCCATCGGGCGCGAGCTTGGCCCCGTGCTCGTCGGCGTCGTCTGTGCAGGGCGCGTGGGGTCTGCCATCACGGCGGAGATCAGCACGATGAAGGTCACGGAGCAGATCGACGCCCTGCGCGTCATGGCGACGAGTCCCATCGGCTACCTCGTCGTGCCTCGCATGATCGCGTGCATGTGCATGGTGCCGCTCCTGACGATCTTCGGTGACGTTATCGGCGTCTTCGGCGGCTGGTTTGTCGCTGTGCACTATGCGGGCATTGCCTCCTATACCTTCACGAACTCCATCCACGTCTTTGCCGTGCCGCACGACGTCACGGGCGGACTCATCAAGGCGGCGGTGTTCGGCATCGTCATCGCCGTCCTCGGCGCATGGTACGGGCTTCATGCGCCCGAGGGGGCGGAGGGCGTGGGACGCGCCACGACGAAGAGCGTCGTGGCGGCGATCGTCTGCATTTTCTTTTTGAATGTGTTCCTGTCGTTCTTGCTTTATTGA
- a CDS encoding acetyl-CoA carboxylase gives MIFAVHALTAEAAVDVKSGIAGTVTWRAEPGSALAAGAEIVRVRTLTGEVAAARAEEDCSVSEMLVSVGDDITAGQVVARLKKQDE, from the coding sequence ATGATATTTGCTGTCCATGCGCTGACGGCAGAGGCGGCAGTGGACGTGAAGTCCGGCATTGCCGGTACGGTCACATGGCGGGCTGAGCCGGGAAGCGCGCTTGCGGCGGGTGCGGAGATCGTGCGCGTGCGCACATTGACGGGAGAGGTCGCGGCGGCGCGTGCCGAGGAGGACTGCAGTGTGAGCGAGATGCTCGTCTCCGTCGGCGATGACATCACTGCGGGACAGGTCGTCGCGCGCTTGAAGAAACAGGATGAATGA